Proteins encoded within one genomic window of Companilactobacillus sp.:
- a CDS encoding DHH family phosphoesterase, whose translation MNNEILTEIKNNQTIIIARHKNPDPDAIGSEIGLKLAIQAAYPDKKVFAVGSDIPILNWIGKMEHLDQALYKDALIIVVDTANTIRIDDPNNYQAAKKIIKIDHHPDVDDYGDISWVDTTYSSCSEMIFELIDSAPELNLTKEIAEKLYAGIIGDTNRFLYADTNARSLAIAAKLADTGIDLSAIGHKEDGMSLDVARLEAYILENFTLLDSGFAYVLIDKMTLDIFNLRPGEIDNVVPLIGTITDVRTWAVISEKEQDRFRVNLRSKDIAINPVAERFGGGGHPLASGVFLHSHDEVDRLVTAMDELSAQ comes from the coding sequence ATGAACAATGAAATTTTGACAGAAATTAAAAATAATCAAACTATTATCATTGCTCGACATAAAAATCCGGATCCTGATGCTATTGGGTCTGAAATAGGTCTTAAATTGGCGATTCAAGCAGCTTATCCCGATAAAAAAGTTTTTGCAGTTGGGTCTGATATCCCCATTTTGAACTGGATCGGTAAGATGGAACATCTTGATCAAGCTTTGTATAAAGATGCTTTGATCATCGTAGTCGATACCGCAAATACTATCCGGATCGACGATCCAAATAATTATCAAGCTGCTAAAAAAATTATTAAAATCGACCATCATCCCGATGTTGATGATTACGGAGATATCAGCTGGGTCGACACAACTTATTCTAGTTGTTCAGAAATGATTTTTGAATTGATCGACTCAGCGCCTGAATTGAATCTAACTAAAGAAATTGCTGAAAAATTATACGCCGGCATTATTGGCGACACTAACCGCTTCTTATATGCAGATACCAATGCAAGATCCTTAGCAATCGCCGCCAAGTTGGCAGATACCGGAATCGACCTGTCCGCAATTGGTCATAAAGAAGATGGCATGTCATTAGACGTTGCTAGATTAGAAGCTTATATCCTGGAAAATTTCACATTGTTAGATTCCGGTTTCGCCTATGTACTGATCGATAAAATGACCTTAGATATTTTTAACTTGCGCCCTGGCGAGATCGACAACGTTGTCCCATTGATTGGAACGATCACAGATGTCAGGACTTGGGCAGTTATTAGTGAAAAGGAACAAGACCGTTTCAGGGTTAATTTAAGATCTAAGGATATCGCCATCAACCCTGTTGCTGAAAGGTTCGGTGGTGGCGGTCATCCCTTGGCTAGTGGCGTATTTTTACATAGTCATGATGAAGTCGATCGTTTAGTTACCGCAATGGACGAATTAAGCGCACAATAA